From Aegilops tauschii subsp. strangulata cultivar AL8/78 chromosome 5, Aet v6.0, whole genome shotgun sequence:
ATCTCAATTGTCAAAGCAAGTCAGACAGTAGTGCTTGTTTAGCAATTGACTTGAAAAATTCTCTTGCTGGAGAGAAAATGGTCGCAGTTTCTTTGTCAGAAGACAACAGTTGCACTCCAGGTCCTGACTTCTTGCGAGAGTTTGATTCCCGCAATCAACAGAACACTGAATGTTCCACTCTAAGGAAATCAGTAGAGTCTACAACATCTGCAGATCAGGTGCCACAATTTGGTAATCCACTTGATACAGAACCAGCTTCATCTGACAGCACAACAGATTTGCATGGTTCTTTGTGTAATGAAGCGGAACTTAATTCAGCAGAAGAACCAAATACTGATGGTGGAGCGGAGTTTGACTCAGATAGTCCACCAATTGGCAATGAACTTCTGCTGTTAATAGAGTGTGACCATGACCATGATTATAGGAGTACAGAATCTTCCCCTATACAGGTAGCAGCACATATGCCTTGTGCTGATCTTAGTGATTCGAAAGAAGTCTGCAAGACAGAAACACATGATTCATTGGCAGTGGAAAGACAACCTGCTTTGTTGGACGAACCCAATACTGAAGATGATATGGATCTTGACTCAGATAGTCCACTGGTTGGCAAGGAAGAGCTGATAATAGGGTGTGAGAGTGACCATGATTATAGAAGTACAGAATGTTCCCCTATGGAACCAGCAGTACCTGTGCCCTGTATTAATCTTAGCGATTTAGAAGAAGTCACACTTGACTGTAAGACAGAAGCACATGATTCTTTGGCAGTGGAAAGACGGTCTGCTTTATTGGAAGAACCAAATGCTGAAGACGATATGGATCTTGACACAAATGAGTTGTCAGCTCTAGAGGATGCATCACCTATAGGGTATGCCTGCACCAAGTATATCGAATGCATAAAGTTAACTGGCTTCAATTGCATAGCACATTGATTGTGTCTTGTTCTTATCTTTTGCAGAAAGAACAAGGCGGCGCACAAGTCAGGCGCAAATACCATCCTTAAAGATCATCTAAAACAACTGGTACCATTTTCGGAAGAATGGCTTGCTGCCATGGAGGCTTGTGGGGAGGTCAGTTTACTTGAACACCACAGCATTTCAAACTTAGCATTATACTCCGTATGAATTTAGTTCAGGTGATTATCTGAATTTTGTGTACATGTGATGTTCTATATACAGCTATAATGTGCCAGATCTCTCCCCACCCACTGTGCGACCAACATAATTCTTCAGTTTTGTAGTCCTGTCTCTGTATAGTAGTtatgatgaatctgatgaagcATCTGCATTCCATATAACTGGCAGTTACAAGTTTCATTGAATATCTCACTATTTTCAGCACAATGTTTTTAGCTGACGGGTAAATGAAATACTACATTTTAACAGGAAGTTCTGGAACAGAAGAGTGGAGCTGTGCAAAATTCTCCTACGGACAAAACTACCCCAGAACCCAGTCCGTGGTCACCGGTAAGTTTGTATGTAATTGCAAATATGGAACTCATCTTCCCTAAACATGCACAAGTGTCGCTTTAATATTTCCATACTCCTTAGCTTTAGAGAGTGTACATGCAATGAATCTTTACAGAACTTGCAGTGCTTTGTATAGTTCTTATAAGAAATTccattcttttcttttcttttctttctgaGGAGAGAAGCAAATGCACTGGTTAGGATCAGTGGATGCACTTTTCGTTGCATTTCTTGTGACTTTGTTCAAGAGATTTTGCATGTGTCTTTGTAGGTTAAACGCAAAGCTCAAGATGTCGGCCCATTTGACTGTACTAAGTACTCCAAAAGCGTTCGAACATCTGACACGCCTTAACCTGCACTTCACCTTCTCTTGAGGTAAACATCAGGGAGCAGACACGCTGTACAAAGTCACGCAGAGCTCAGCTCGGAGTGTAGCCACTCCTGTGATCTACCACTGGATCTTATTTTGTCCAATCCAACAGCCTCGTTGAAGCGCTTTTGTTGTCCAATCCAACAATCTTATTTGGCTTAAATTGTATAATCAACACTGTTGACATCACACGCCACAAGCAATGCTTGTGTGGTAAATAAAGAGATAATATCTTCTGTTTCGTCCGAACCATCAGTTAGTAGCTATAAATTGTTTGGACATTATGTCTGACAAGGTAAGTTTTCTTATGTCTGAAATCTAATAGAGCGAGCAACATCATGAGATGGAAGATTCATTCATACAGGGTAAAATTTCCTTACTGCCATTATGCAATAATGGTTGATGATATATGATAAAACTGATAAAACAACAGCATTATGTACTGGCATCTCTTTGCGAGTTTGTGATTGTCAAAACTTTTCCGGGAGGAGCGAGGGATCTCTACTCTAGCTGGTTGTCGTCGTTGTCCTCGTCGGCGCCGACGAGGGGCCCGATCCGCCACTCGCTGCCATAGTAGGAGTTGGGCAGGCCGAGCCAGAACTTGAATGCCTCCgccgcgcgcttgcgctccctccgGCGGTCCTGCCTGGCCTGCGACGCGTGCTTGCTGGTGAACATCCTCGAATGCATCTCGATGTAGATCTTCTTGTACTTGGTCTTGTTGGGCGCGATGCCGTTCTCCTCCATGCACGCCACGATCTCCAGCGCCTTCTTGAAGAAGGCGCCGCGCACGCACACGTCCGCCAGCGCGTCCAGGAGCTCCTCGTCCGGCTTCAGCGCCGGCTTGCCGTTGCCGGCCTCGCACCGCTCCTTCACCTCGTTCCACAGCAGCAGCGCCTCCCCCGGCTTCCGGGCGACGGCGATCCCCTTGGCCAGGCTGCCGTACGTCGCCACGTCCGGCTGCACGCCGCTCTCTTTCATCCTCTCCACCGTCTGCTTCGCCGTCTCCAGCATCCCCTGCTGGCAGTACCCTTCCACCAGCATGTTCCACGCCGGCCTGTCCACCGTCACCCTCGGGTCCTTCTCCATCTCCTCGAACACCTTGTGCGCCACCTtgggctgccccgacgccgcgaACGCCTTCATCAGCGTCGTGTAGCTCACCGTCGACGGCGCGACCCCGCGCGTCCGCATCTCGTTGAACAGGGCCAGCGCGCCGGCGCTGTCGTCCATCAGGACGCACCCGTCGATGAGGGTGTTGTACGTCACCACGTCCGCCTCGATGCCGGCGTCCGTCGTCATCTCCTCCAAGAGCTCCCTCGCCCTGCTCATCTGCAGCTGCTGGCAGTACCCCTTGATGAGCACGTTGTACGTCACCCGGCTCGCCGGGACCCCCGCTCTCGCCATCTCGTCGAGCACGGCGTGCGCGCGCTCCATGTCGCCGGCCGCCGCGAGGGTCGATACCACCGTCGTGTACGTGACGTGGTCTGGCCGGCTCGCCGGCATCGTCTCCCCCTCCCGCCGCATGGCGCGCGCCATGGCCACCACGTCGTCCACGCGCCCGGCGTTCATGTACCCCTTCATCAGCGTGGTGTACACCCTCGAGTTGGGTGGGTACGTCCTCGACAGCAACGGCGCCTCGGTGCCTTCCTCCGGCTTTGGCCCGACGATGTCCTCGAGCACGTCGCTGTGCTCGTCGACGACGATAGCAATGCCCTTCTCGTCGTTTCCTTCCACTGCGACATGCCTGAGCAGGAGGCAGACGTCGCTGCGGCCTTCCCGCATGGCCTGCACGATCCTCTCCGCCGTGGGGATGTCGCCGAAGCCGACGTAGGCGGCGACGAGGGAGTGGAAGGTGGTGGCGCAGGGGGCGAGGCCGGAGGAGAGTATCCGCTCGAGCACGCGCGCGACGAGGTCCCGGCGTCCGGCGCGCGCGCACATCTTGATGGCGACGTTGTAGGTGAGGGCGTCAGGGGCCGCGCCAGGCCAGCTGCGCATCTCGTCGAACAGCTGGCGGAAGCGGCGGCAGTCGCCGGCGTCGGCGCAGGCGCTGAGCGCGGCGTTGAACGCGGCCGTGTCGGGGAGCGCGAAGGACGCCGAGCTGGAGTCCGGAGCGCGGCGGAGGTGGTGGAGAACGGCGTCGAAGAGGCGGAGCGCGTGGGCGGGGCGGAGACGGGAGATGGCGGCGGTGTAGGCGCGGCGGTCGGGGAGGAGGCCACGGCGGAGcatggagaggaggagggagtagGCGAGGTGGGCGCTGCCGGAGCGGgccgcggcggaggcggcgagggagagggagttGGCGTCGAGGAGTTTGAGGCCGCCCTGGGCGCGGAGGCGGTGCAGCAGGCCCGCGGCGCGGGAGAAGGTGTGGGAGGACGTGGACCTGTAGGAGAGCTGCGCGAGGAGGCGGGAGGCCGCGGTGGGGGACTcggggagggagggggaggcggcgAAGAGGCGGTAGGCGGCGTCCGTTTCTCCGGCGCGGAGGAGAGCAAGGAGGGCGTCATCGTCTTCGTGGGTAGTAGAGAGTGGTGGGGCGGGAGAAATGGCCGAGTGGAGGGTGTGGTGGTTGCGCCAGGAAGTGGAGGAGGTGGCGGTGGCCGGCGAGAATGGCGGTGGCGCGGGGAAGGGGGCAGCCGGAGGGCGGGGCTGGGGCTGGAGGCGGGGCTTGCCGTGCCCGTGCAGCATGATGGATGCTCCGCTCCGCTCTGCACAGGGGTGGGGAGGAGAAGAGGAGAGGGAGGGGATGACGCTGACGTGTTAAACTGTGAGTGTCTCAGACTCGAATGCAAAATCCTTTCTTCTTTTGTTTCTGCAGGTGGAGCCTCTCCCAAATCGTGGCCGAAGCTGTACCATGCTAGCTAACTTGCCTACTATCATTCACAGCCCAAGGACTCACTAAAAGCATTTAGAGCAACTTCAACGGGCCGATTCAAACGGACGGCGATTTCGTTCGCTTTTTGTTTgtttgggtcggccgcccgcccTACGTCCGTTCTCTTTTAGATTTGGATCGGCAGCGCGTCCAACACGTCAATCCATATGTGCTGGCGTGGCCGGCTGGCCGCCCAATATTTACATTGATTTGCATTCAAACATATTGTTAAATAATATAGTTTTACCGAATAAAAATATTATAGTTTTACAAGCCGGATACAAATAAAAATGTTTCACATAGTTTTGCAAACGAATAAAAGAatatacatctattggttgccaacatgagcCCATATATGCTCACCCAAATCATTTTGCAGCTACACGTGAGTTTCCCAATCACGCGTATCTTCATGAAATTGAATGAACTGTTCAAACGTTGCCGCTactccatgctcaggcacaacattctcaccctgaaactgaaacccttgatcgtacagacgttccgggcgctcgtcttctacgatcatattgtgcatgatcacacaagcagtcatcacctcccacagtttctgcgtgctccaggtattagcaggataccgaacgatgccccgtcgagattgcaaaacaccaaaggcacgctcgacatccttcctggcactctcttgctcctgggcaaatcttttcctcttctctccgatagggttgggtattgtcttgacaatagtggtccactgagaatagataccgtcacccaggtagtatcctttgtcgtagttgtgtccgttgacagtaaagttcaccggtgggctgttgccttcggcaagcctagcaaacaccggcgagcgctgaagcacgttgatatcattgtgtgatccagccatgccaaagaaagagtgccagatccagagatcttgagACGCCACAGCCTCTAAtatgacagtgcaagccctgacatgtcccttatactgcccttgccaagcagaaagacagttcttccactcccagtgcatgcagTCTATGTTGCCAAGCATCCCTGGGATGCCCCTTCTGGTATTCATCGCCGACAAACGGGCTGTATCTTTAGCTgtcggctctctcaagtactcagggccaaacacagcaataacaacCTTGCAGAACTTATACAGGGACTCTAGGCATGTAGACTCACTCATACGGACATACCCGTCAATGAGATCACCGggcactccgtatgcaagcattcggATGGTGGCAGTGCACttctgataagaggagaaacCGATCTTGCCGACGACATCCTCTTTGCACTTGAAATAGTCATCATAGCCGACCACCCTCTCTCTAATACGGTTGAAAAGATGCCTACTCATACGGAAACGGCGGCGGAATTTTTGATGTTTGAACAACGGGGTTGTTGTatcaaagtagtccttccaaaGAAGGAAATGCCCGCTCTCTCGGTTGCGATTCAACGCCGGAAGGTGGCCCGGAATGGAGCCACGAAATAACGGCCGCTGGCTGttgaggtggtgatggaccaacacggcagccaatatctcctcctcgtcgtcggacgactgtgatatcttcccgtgagtccctgatcttgatcgtacacgtttgcgtgcatgattagtgtatgattgaatcgggagcatcacaagttggtatcagagccgactgcctgtaggaatccccctttctaactccttggccgaagtcgagtctagacattgcaaaacttttactaacatggctgtgtgtcttacgggcccacgtcgccattgggtggtattaggatcttttactccttgtctatactttaggactctgatctctcttctatt
This genomic window contains:
- the LOC109766316 gene encoding pentatricopeptide repeat-containing protein At3g09650, chloroplastic; translation: MLHGHGKPRLQPQPRPPAAPFPAPPPFSPATATSSTSWRNHHTLHSAISPAPPLSTTHEDDDALLALLRAGETDAAYRLFAASPSLPESPTAASRLLAQLSYRSTSSHTFSRAAGLLHRLRAQGGLKLLDANSLSLAASAAARSGSAHLAYSLLLSMLRRGLLPDRRAYTAAISRLRPAHALRLFDAVLHHLRRAPDSSSASFALPDTAAFNAALSACADAGDCRRFRQLFDEMRSWPGAAPDALTYNVAIKMCARAGRRDLVARVLERILSSGLAPCATTFHSLVAAYVGFGDIPTAERIVQAMREGRSDVCLLLRHVAVEGNDEKGIAIVVDEHSDVLEDIVGPKPEEGTEAPLLSRTYPPNSRVYTTLMKGYMNAGRVDDVVAMARAMRREGETMPASRPDHVTYTTVVSTLAAAGDMERAHAVLDEMARAGVPASRVTYNVLIKGYCQQLQMSRARELLEEMTTDAGIEADVVTYNTLIDGCVLMDDSAGALALFNEMRTRGVAPSTVSYTTLMKAFAASGQPKVAHKVFEEMEKDPRVTVDRPAWNMLVEGYCQQGMLETAKQTVERMKESGVQPDVATYGSLAKGIAVARKPGEALLLWNEVKERCEAGNGKPALKPDEELLDALADVCVRGAFFKKALEIVACMEENGIAPNKTKYKKIYIEMHSRMFTSKHASQARQDRRRERKRAAEAFKFWLGLPNSYYGSEWRIGPLVGADEDNDDNQLE